The Papaver somniferum cultivar HN1 unplaced genomic scaffold, ASM357369v1 unplaced-scaffold_83, whole genome shotgun sequence genome has a segment encoding these proteins:
- the LOC113345778 gene encoding uncharacterized protein LOC113345778 codes for MEDFRILNYFKVKHRSCKVSSPIEVRWDPPFQDEIMICCDGASLGNPGPAGAGVTFWDANAAVLGALSVGLGMQTNYFAEVCAIIYGAMLAKRWNMQKLCVQSDSMSCIQAFQNDAFPWQLRQKWRLARNFYSSIRFIHKYREVNFSADASAKQACLLAEDIFEFSEGRPISMLSVEWPGEVYFRFK; via the coding sequence ATGGAGGATTTCCGCATCTTGAATTATTTCAAGGTGAAACATAGATCTTGCAAGGTCTCTTCTCCAATTGAAGTAAGGTGGGATCCTCCTTTTCAAGATGAGATAATGATTTGCTGTGATGGTGCGTCTCTTGGTAATCCAGGCCCTGCAGGTGCTGGTGTTACTTTTTGGGATGCAAATGCAGCGGTGTTGGGGGCTTTGAGCGTTGGTCTTGGCATGCAGACCAACTATTTTGCTGAAGTGTGCGCAATTATTTATGGGGCTATGTTGGCTAAGAGGTGGAATATGCAGAAACTCTGCGTGCAgtctgattcgatgagttgcattcaGGCCTTCCAGAATGATGCTTTTCCATGGCAACTAAGGCAGAAGTGGAGATTAGCTAGGAATTTTTATTCCAGCATTCGTTTTATTCATAAATATAGAGAAgtaaatttttcagctgatgcttCGGCAAAGCAAGCTTGTTTGCTAGCTGAAGACATTTTTGAGTTTTCTGAGGGGAGGCCAATCTCTATGCTTTCTGTAGAATGGCCGGGTGAGGTTTATTTCCGTTTTAAATAG